The following proteins are co-located in the Myroides profundi genome:
- the sucD gene encoding succinate--CoA ligase subunit alpha → MSVLVNKDSKIIVQGFTGSEGTFHASQMIEYGTNVVGGVTPGKGGTTHLERPVFNTVSEAVEKAGADTSIIFVPPAFAADAIMEAADAGIKVIICITEGIPVAEMIKAYDYIKGRDCRLVGPNCPGVITPGEAKVGIMPGFVFKKGTVGIVSKSGTLTYEAADQVVKQGLGITTAIGIGGDPIIGTTTKEAVQLLMADPETEAIIMIGEIGGQLEADAARWIKENGNKKPVIGFIAGETAPKGRTMGHAGAIVGGADDTAAAKKRIMSECGIHVVDSPAEIGKKVKEVLG, encoded by the coding sequence ATGAGTGTTTTAGTAAATAAAGATTCAAAAATAATCGTTCAGGGATTTACTGGAAGTGAAGGTACATTCCACGCTTCACAAATGATTGAGTACGGAACAAACGTAGTAGGTGGTGTAACTCCAGGAAAAGGTGGAACTACTCACTTAGAGCGTCCAGTATTCAACACAGTTTCAGAAGCTGTAGAAAAAGCAGGTGCTGATACTTCTATTATTTTCGTACCACCAGCATTTGCTGCTGACGCTATAATGGAAGCTGCTGATGCAGGTATCAAAGTTATTATCTGTATTACAGAAGGTATTCCAGTAGCGGAAATGATCAAAGCTTACGACTATATCAAAGGTAGAGACTGTAGATTAGTTGGACCTAACTGTCCAGGAGTTATTACTCCAGGTGAAGCTAAAGTTGGTATTATGCCAGGTTTCGTTTTCAAAAAAGGTACAGTTGGAATCGTTTCTAAATCAGGAACTTTAACTTATGAGGCTGCTGATCAAGTTGTAAAACAAGGTTTAGGAATTACTACAGCTATCGGAATTGGTGGTGACCCAATCATTGGAACAACTACTAAAGAGGCTGTACAATTATTAATGGCTGATCCAGAAACTGAAGCAATCATTATGATTGGTGAGATTGGTGGTCAATTAGAAGCTGATGCTGCTCGTTGGATTAAAGAAAATGGTAATAAAAAACCAGTTATCGGATTCATCGCTGGAGAAACTGCTCCTAAAGGAAGAACAATGGGACACGCTGGTGCTATCGTAGGAGGAGCTGATGATACAGCTGCTGCTAAGAAACGTATCATGAGCGAATGTGGAATCCACGTTGTAGATTCTCCTGCTGAGATCGGGAAAAAAGTAAAAGAAGTTTTAGGATAA
- a CDS encoding lipase family protein, with protein MIKRIYLLLLCSTSISFAQNLKPIADKQEIYNSLQLATDIHKAFPTDSLYNLTGYKNTYRSPEMGLTNMWALYHNQKTNTVELVIRGSVNKGASWLANYYAAMIPSSGEIQLDNTKKVSYKLSQDQRATVHAGWTIASLYLMEDIKPKLDSLIQKNHKEFIISGHSQGAAIAYLITANLMNQQLEGKLPKDLQFKTYAIAPPKPGNLYFSYQYEKLANNWSYSIINTQDWVPELPPTTQTFRDFNEISPLSDHEVKKALKKVTWPKRMVATSIFNGIKKPTEKSVKKYNKYLGSFVFKLIQKQLPELVEPKYVQNSNYTRCSNPVILDGLNDKEYQIKFHKPENIMSHHLPPAYLYLLDKE; from the coding sequence AATTTATCTCCTCTTACTTTGTTCTACTTCTATCAGTTTTGCACAAAACTTAAAACCAATAGCCGATAAACAAGAAATATACAATAGTTTACAACTAGCTACTGATATCCATAAAGCTTTTCCTACAGATTCACTTTATAACCTTACTGGTTATAAGAACACGTATAGGTCTCCTGAAATGGGATTGACTAATATGTGGGCACTTTATCACAATCAAAAAACGAATACTGTAGAGCTTGTAATAAGAGGATCTGTAAACAAAGGAGCTAGTTGGTTGGCAAATTATTATGCTGCTATGATTCCTTCTTCAGGAGAAATCCAATTAGATAATACTAAAAAGGTTAGTTATAAACTATCTCAAGATCAACGAGCAACTGTTCATGCAGGATGGACTATAGCCTCTCTGTATTTAATGGAAGATATTAAACCTAAACTAGATAGTTTAATTCAAAAAAATCATAAAGAATTTATCATCTCTGGACATAGTCAAGGTGCTGCTATAGCTTATCTAATAACAGCTAACCTAATGAATCAGCAACTAGAAGGAAAATTACCTAAGGATTTACAGTTTAAGACTTATGCAATTGCTCCTCCTAAACCTGGAAATCTTTATTTTAGTTATCAATATGAGAAACTAGCGAATAATTGGAGTTACTCTATTATTAATACTCAAGATTGGGTTCCAGAACTTCCACCAACAACACAGACTTTTAGAGACTTTAACGAAATCAGTCCATTATCGGATCATGAGGTAAAAAAAGCACTAAAAAAAGTTACTTGGCCTAAGAGAATGGTTGCTACTAGTATTTTTAATGGTATAAAAAAGCCTACTGAAAAAAGTGTCAAAAAATATAATAAATACTTAGGTTCTTTTGTATTTAAATTAATTCAAAAACAACTACCAGAATTAGTAGAGCCAAAATATGTACAGAATAGTAACTATACTAGATGTAGTAACCCGGTTATATTAGATGGACTTAATGATAAAGAATATCAAATCAAATTTCACAAGCCAGAAAATATTATGTCACACCACTTACCTCCTGCCTATTTATATTTACTAGATAAAGAATAA